The Lycium ferocissimum isolate CSIRO_LF1 chromosome 1, AGI_CSIRO_Lferr_CH_V1, whole genome shotgun sequence genome includes a region encoding these proteins:
- the LOC132068459 gene encoding sulfate transporter 3.1-like, producing the protein MGNADFDQYSHNYQKVEIPPPKPLLKTLKSNVKETLFPDDPFRKFKNQPLSKKISLGLQYFVPILDWAPRYNFQFLKADVIAGITIASLAVPQGISYAGLANLPPVIGLYSSFVPPMIYAMLGSSKHLAIGNSAVPSLLISAMLGKVVNPHENPKLYLQLVFTATFFAGVFQASLGLLRLGFIVDFLSQATILGFMGGAATVVCLQQLKGILGLVHFTHQTDIVSVMCSIFSQMHQWRWESGVLGCCFLFFLLLTRYFSKKKPAFFWISCMAPLTSVILGSLLVYFTHAEKNGVQVIGHLKKGINPPSYSELAFSSQYLTAAIKTGIVTGVIALAEGIAVGRSFAILENYDVDGNKEMIAFGLMNIAGSCTSCYLTTGPFSRTAVNFNAGCKTTVSNIVMATAVMITLLLLTPLFYYTPLVVLSSIIISAMLGIIDYNAAIHLWKVDKYDFLVCISSYIGVVFGSVEVGLIVAVAMSLLRILLFVARPKTFVLGKIPNSTTYRSTEQYSAASSVPGVLIIHIDAPIYFANASYLRERISRWIDEEDEKQRTSTEIELQYVILDMSAVGNIDTSGISMLEEVKRNADRRCLKVLLANPGGEVMKKLDKSNFIDTIGKEWIYLTVGEAVNACNYILHTCKFQSKRIDSSATPDDNV; encoded by the exons ATGGGTAATGCTGATTTTGATCAATATTCTCATAATTATCAAAAGGTAGAAATTCCACCACCAAAGCCACTGTTGAAGACACTCAAGTCTAATGTGAAAGAAACATTATTTCCTGATGACCCctttaggaaattcaagaaCCAGCCACTTTCCAAGAAAATTTCTTTGGGTTTGCAGTATTTTGTGCCAATACTAGATTGGGCTCCTCGTTATAACTTTCAGTTTCTTAAAGCTGATGTTATTGCTGGAATCACAATTGCTAGTCTTGCTGTTCCTCAAGGAATCAGCTATGCTGGCTTGGCTAACTTGCCTCCAGTTATTGGACTTT ATTCAAGCTTTGTGCCACCAATGATATATGCCATGTTGGGAAGTTCGAAGCATTTGGCAATAGGGAATTCGGCGGTTCCATCACTTCTCATTTCTGCAATGCTTGGGAAAGTAGTTAATCCTCACGAAAATCCCAAGCTTTATCTACAGTTGGTATTCACTGCTACTTTCTTTGCTGGAGTTTTCCAAGCTTCATTAGGCTTGTTAAG GCTAGGATTTATAGTGGACTTTCTGTCGCAAGCAACAATATTAGGGTTCATGGGTGGAGCAGCCACTGTTGTGTGCTTACAGCAACTCAAAGGAATACTTGGACTCGTTCATTTCACCCATCAAACTGATATTGTCAGTGTCATGTGCTCTATCTTCAGCCAAATGCACCAG TGGAGATGGGAAAGTGGAGTCCTCGGTTGCTgtttcctcttcttcctcttgcTAACCAGATATTTT AGCAAAAAGAAGCCAGCTTTCTTTTGGATAAGTTGTATGGCGCCTCTAACATCAGTGATTTTGGGAAGTCTTCTTGTTTATTTCACCCATGCTGAAAAAAATGGCGTTCAAGTG ATTGGGCACTTGAAAAAGGGGATAAATCCACCATCGTATTCTGAACTGGCATTTAGCTCACAGTATCTTACAGCTGCCATTAAGACTGGGATCGTCACTGGTGTCATCGCCTTGGCT GAAGGAATAGCAGTAGGAAGGAGTTTCGCCATACTGGAGAACTATGATGTTGATGGAAACAAAGAAATGATCGCCTTTGGCCTGATGAATATTGCTGGTTCTTGCACCTCTTGCTACTTAACAACAG GACCATTCTCACGAACGGCGGTGAATTTCAATGCAGGATGTAAGACAACAGTGTCCAACATAGTAATGGCAACAGCAGTGATGATAACATTGTTATTGCTTACACCATTGTTCTATTACACACCCCTTGTTGTTCTGTCCTCCATTATAATTTCAGCCATGCTAGGCATAATTGACTACAATGCTGCTATCCACCTTTGGAAAGTTGACAAATACGATTTCCTCGTATGCATTAGTTCTTACATTGGAGTTGTCTTTGGTAGTGTTGAAGTTGGCCTAATAGTCGCG GTGGCAATGTCCTTACTTAGGATACTTCTCTTTGTAGCAAGGCCTAAAACATTTGTTTTAGGTAAAATACCTAATTCAACGACCTATAGAAGCACTGAACAATATTCAGCAGCAAGCAGTGTTCCTGGAGTTCTCATCATTCACATTGATGCCCCCATCTATTTTGCAAATGCAAGTTATTTGAGGGAAAG AATATCAAGATGGATAGATGAAGAAGACGAGAAGCAAAGAACATCAACAGAGATTGAGCTGCAATATGTCATATTGGATATGAGTG CTGTTGGAAACATTGATACAAGTGGAATTAGTAtgcttgaggaagtgaagagaAATGCCGATAGACGATGCCTTAAG GTTTTATTGGCAAATCCGGGAGGGGAGGTGATGAAGAAGCTGGACAAGTCAAATTTCATTGACACAATTGGCAAAGAATGGATCTATTTAACAGTTGGTGAAGCTGTAAATGCATGCAATTATATTCTTCACACTTGCAAGTTCCAATCCAAGAGAATTGATTCTTCAGCAACTCCAGATGATAACGTATAA
- the LOC132046886 gene encoding uncharacterized protein LOC132046886: MGESEVKAEKTLKDQGNEFFKAGNYLKAAALYTQAIKKDPSNATLYSNRAAAFLHLVKLSKALADAEMTINLKPEWEKGYFRKGCILEAMERYDDALAAFQIASKYNPQSSEVSKKIKTVTQLAKDKKRTEELENMRSNVDMAKHFDTFKSELSEKYGAEDSWKDIFSYLVETVENAVKSWHETSKVDPRVYFLLNKEKTDTEKYAPAVNIDKAFESPHTHNNCFAFLRQYAEDSFAQAACLVTPKSIISYPQVWKGVGSRKWKHGQNDGIFVQFESPSMRRLWFIPSFTEKGKTLCRDPVPLDISAHEILPRVFKQV, translated from the exons ATGGGGGAATCAGAGGTTAAAGCAGAGAAAACACTGAAAGATCAGGGAAATGAGTTCTTTAAAGCTGGGAATTATCTCAAAGCTGCAGCTTTGTACACTCAAGCCATCAAGAAAGACCCATCAAATGCCACTCTTTACAG CAATCGTGCTGCAGCATTTTTGCATCTGGTTAAACTTAGCAAAGCGCTTGCTGATGCCGAAATGACGATCAATCTGAAGCCAGAGTGGGAAAAG GGTTATTTCAGGAAAGGATGCATACTAGAGGCTATGGAAcgctatgatgat GCCTTAGCTGCTTTCCAGATAGCATCAAAATACAATCCACAAAGTTCGGAAGTATCCAAGAAGATAAAGACAGTTACACAGTTGGCTAAAGATAAGAAGCGAACTGAAGAACTGGAGAACATGAGATCCAATGTTGACATGGCAAAACATTTTGATACATTTAAATCTGAACTG TCTGAAAAATATGGAGCCGAAGATAGCTGGAAAGACATTTTCTCTTATCTTGTTGAAACAGTAGAGAATGCTGTTAAGTCATGGCATGAAACTTCAAAAGTGGATCCTAGAGTTTATTTCCTTCTGAACAAAGAGAAAACAGACACGGAGAAGTATGCTCCAGCTGTTAATATAGATAAG GCTTTTGAGTCACCTCATACGCACAACAATTGTTTTGCATTTCTTCGACAGTATGCTGAAGATTCTTTCGCTCAAGCTGCGTGTTTAGTGACACCAAAAAGTATCATATCTTATCCACAG GTCTGGAAAGGTGTAGGATCGAGGAAATGGAAGCATGGGCAAAATGATGGAATTTTTGTCCAATTTGAATCTCCTTCAATGCGGAGGTTGTGGTTTATCCCTAGCTTCACTGAGAAAGGCAAAACCTTGTGCAG GGATCCAGTGCCTTTGGATATTAGTGCACATGAAATTCTTCCTCGTGTATTCAAGCAAGTATAG